A genomic region of Lachnoclostridium edouardi contains the following coding sequences:
- a CDS encoding dihydroorotase, producing MLLIKGGRVIDPKTGMDQVQDIVIQDGIIKTVGQADQAEYDKVIDASGKIVGPGLVDVHVHFRDPGLTYKEDIQTGAAAAAKGGFTTVVCMANTKPVVDNEETLEYVISQGKKTKIHVLAAAAISKGLKGQELTNMEELKAKGAAGFTDDGIPLMDASMVKKAMEEAARLDVPLSFHEEDPQFIQNNGISRGAVSEQLGIFGSPALAEDVLVARDCMLALHTGASVNIQHISSGNSVKMVELAKALGAKVTAEVTPHHFALTEDSVLEHGALAKMNPPLRTEKDRQQLIEGLKSGAIDIIATDHAPHSTEEKNKPLTEAPSGIIGLETALSLGIMELVDKGHLTMVQLMEKMSLNPARLYRLDKGYIEEGGPADLVIFDEKEMWRAEEFVSKAENSPFKGKELKGKVKYTICGGEIAYDDGEI from the coding sequence ATGTTGTTGATTAAAGGCGGACGCGTAATTGATCCGAAGACAGGGATGGATCAGGTTCAGGACATTGTAATTCAGGACGGGATAATAAAGACTGTAGGACAGGCAGATCAGGCAGAATATGATAAGGTAATTGACGCTTCAGGAAAAATTGTGGGGCCGGGACTTGTGGATGTGCATGTACATTTCAGAGATCCGGGACTGACATATAAAGAGGATATTCAGACAGGAGCGGCAGCTGCGGCAAAAGGCGGTTTTACGACTGTGGTTTGTATGGCAAATACAAAGCCGGTTGTAGATAATGAGGAGACTTTAGAATATGTAATCAGCCAGGGAAAGAAGACAAAAATTCACGTTCTTGCAGCTGCTGCTATATCAAAAGGCTTAAAGGGTCAGGAGCTGACAAACATGGAGGAGCTGAAGGCCAAGGGAGCGGCAGGATTTACAGACGACGGCATCCCGTTAATGGACGCTTCTATGGTAAAAAAAGCTATGGAGGAGGCGGCCAGGCTGGATGTGCCTTTAAGCTTCCACGAGGAGGACCCACAGTTTATCCAGAATAATGGCATCAGCCGGGGAGCAGTATCTGAACAGCTGGGGATTTTCGGCTCTCCTGCTTTGGCTGAGGACGTGCTGGTAGCCAGAGACTGTATGCTGGCTCTGCACACAGGAGCTTCAGTCAATATCCAGCATATTAGTTCTGGAAATTCTGTAAAAATGGTAGAGCTGGCGAAGGCCTTAGGGGCTAAGGTGACGGCTGAGGTGACGCCTCACCATTTTGCTTTAACTGAGGACTCAGTATTAGAGCACGGCGCTCTGGCCAAAATGAATCCTCCTCTTAGAACAGAAAAGGACAGGCAGCAGTTGATTGAAGGTCTGAAAAGCGGCGCTATTGATATTATTGCCACAGATCATGCGCCTCACAGCACAGAAGAAAAAAATAAGCCTTTAACAGAAGCCCCCAGCGGCATTATTGGCCTGGAGACAGCTCTTTCTTTAGGCATTATGGAGCTGGTGGATAAGGGACATTTAACTATGGTGCAGCTGATGGAAAAGATGAGTTTAAATCCCGCCAGGCTGTATCGCTTAGACAAGGGATATATAGAGGAGGGAGGCCCTGCAGATCTGGTGATTTTTGATGAAAAGGAAATGTGGAGGGCAGAGGAATTTGTTTCTAAGGCAGAAAATAGTCCGTTTAAAGGAAAAGAGCTAAAGGGAAAGGTGAAATACACTATTTGCGGCGGAGAGATTGCTTATGATGACGGAGAAATATAA
- a CDS encoding YjjG family noncanonical pyrimidine nucleotidase encodes MMTEKYKVVLMDIDGTLLDFDQAETDGIRQVMKAYGVCPDREKEKEYHHINQGLWQQFERGEIQKQQIMDTRFHIFFGSMGITVDGKEAERLYRQQLNNSALLLPGAREICAYLSEKYSMYVVTNGLSATQFHRLKISGLEQYFQGVFVSEDAGSQKPQKEFFDYCFSKIIPCAREEAVIVGDSLSSDILGGINAGVATCWYNPKKNENSGKIKPDYEICHLKQLKDIL; translated from the coding sequence ATGATGACGGAGAAATATAAAGTAGTTCTTATGGATATAGACGGTACTTTATTAGATTTTGACCAGGCAGAAACAGACGGAATCAGGCAGGTTATGAAAGCCTACGGAGTGTGCCCTGACAGGGAAAAAGAGAAAGAGTATCATCATATTAATCAGGGGCTGTGGCAGCAGTTTGAGCGGGGAGAAATTCAAAAACAGCAGATTATGGACACCCGGTTTCACATATTCTTTGGGAGCATGGGGATTACTGTAGACGGGAAGGAGGCAGAGCGCTTATATAGGCAGCAGTTAAATAACAGCGCTCTTCTCCTTCCCGGGGCCCGGGAAATATGCGCCTATCTTTCTGAAAAATATAGTATGTATGTAGTGACCAACGGTTTATCAGCCACTCAGTTTCACAGACTGAAAATATCAGGACTGGAGCAGTATTTTCAGGGTGTATTTGTGTCTGAGGATGCAGGCAGCCAAAAGCCTCAGAAGGAATTTTTTGATTACTGCTTTTCTAAAATAATTCCCTGCGCCAGAGAGGAAGCTGTGATTGTAGGAGATTCTTTATCCTCGGATATTTTAGGGGGAATAAATGCCGGCGTTGCTACCTGCTGGTATAATCCCAAGAAAAATGAAAACTCCGGGAAAATAAAGCCTGACTATGAAATCTGCCATTTAAAACAGCTGAAGGATATTTTGTAG
- a CDS encoding MBL fold metallo-hydrolase has translation MKVTFIHHSSFLVETDSRYLLFDYFQGELPDMKDDKPLYILASHRHGDHFSPVIFQLAKKRPLMTTFYILSSDIWKKHVPEDMVKQTVFMKAHEKKEVFPGMEIETLKSTDEGVAFLIHCDGQTIYHSGDLNNWYWSSEGDDWNQKMERLYNQELSRIQGVKIDAGFVPLDGRQEEGFFLGMDQFMKKVGANIVFPMHCWGDFSVIGRLKSMERSKAYRDKVADINRDGEEFQI, from the coding sequence ATGAAAGTAACGTTTATTCACCACAGCTCCTTTTTAGTGGAGACTGACAGCAGATACCTATTATTTGATTATTTTCAGGGGGAGCTGCCTGATATGAAGGATGACAAGCCTTTATATATACTGGCCAGCCACCGCCATGGAGACCATTTCTCTCCGGTGATTTTTCAGTTGGCAAAAAAAAGGCCTTTGATGACAACTTTTTATATTCTTTCCAGTGATATATGGAAGAAACATGTGCCTGAGGACATGGTAAAGCAGACGGTTTTTATGAAGGCCCATGAGAAAAAAGAAGTATTTCCAGGTATGGAAATAGAGACTTTAAAGTCTACTGACGAGGGCGTGGCTTTTTTGATTCACTGCGACGGACAGACAATTTACCACAGCGGAGATTTAAATAACTGGTATTGGTCCTCTGAGGGGGACGACTGGAATCAAAAAATGGAGCGTTTATATAACCAGGAGTTAAGCAGAATTCAAGGAGTTAAAATAGACGCAGGGTTTGTGCCTTTAGACGGAAGGCAGGAAGAGGGATTTTTCCTGGGTATGGACCAGTTTATGAAAAAGGTAGGAGCAAATATTGTATTTCCCATGCACTGCTGGGGAGATTTTTCCGTAATAGGCAGGCTGAAATCTATGGAGCGCTCCAAAGCCTATAGAGACAAGGTTGCAGATATTAACCGGGACGGGGAAGAATTTCAGATTTAA
- a CDS encoding zinc ribbon domain-containing protein, whose protein sequence is MIFIGGISSGQRELNYKGSVVICGGCGSYGRYQVFMTYMYFSFFFIPLFKWNKRYFVRMSCCGAVYELDSQTGAAIVRGQDVEIQERNLTLIQAGKRNPYEQDEFGEKRRYKVCRHCGYQFDNDDFEYCPKCGKSLKSEE, encoded by the coding sequence ATGATATTTATTGGAGGAATCAGCTCCGGTCAGCGGGAGCTGAATTATAAAGGATCTGTGGTGATCTGCGGAGGCTGCGGGTCCTACGGACGATATCAGGTTTTTATGACCTATATGTATTTCAGCTTTTTCTTTATTCCTTTATTTAAGTGGAATAAAAGATATTTTGTAAGAATGTCTTGCTGCGGGGCAGTATATGAGTTGGATTCTCAAACCGGGGCGGCCATTGTAAGGGGGCAGGATGTGGAAATCCAGGAAAGAAACCTGACTCTGATTCAGGCCGGGAAAAGGAATCCTTATGAGCAGGACGAGTTTGGAGAAAAGAGAAGATATAAAGTATGCCGTCACTGCGGATATCAATTTGATAATGATGATTTTGAGTACTGTCCTAAGTGCGGAAAGTCCTTAAAATCAGAGGAATAA